The Chiroxiphia lanceolata isolate bChiLan1 chromosome 12, bChiLan1.pri, whole genome shotgun sequence genome window below encodes:
- the DNAAF4 gene encoding dynein assembly factor 4, axonemal isoform X1 yields MPLWLREHRWHQTPTAVFLSLPLRGARATPANIFCSERYLKVSIPPFLFEAILYAPIDDTNSTAKIGNGNIFFTLYKKEPAMWDSLTLENADKEKLQYLRENAVLKAQQKAKEETEAKKATKEEHKKYALEATMKLEEAERKRIEDLKEKERQKVTEELELWKNQQKDADKYKSMQKEGELHQEIGQLKERKNEKMTKTRIPNEGTSKSRPKPTKGHASCSIFSPNVKEEQLPAPRSAATIKVNFTPRVFPTALRESRVPEEEEWLHKQAEARRTISADLSELEDLKEEEKNPDWLKDKGNKMFAMGNYLAAVNAYNLAVRLNNKLPLLYLNRAACHLKLRNLHKAIEDSSKALELLTPPVPDNEGARVKAYVRRGTAFCQLELYTEGLQDYEAALKIDPKNKNIEKDAEKIRHLIQGTMQGS; encoded by the exons ATGCCGCTGTGGCTGCGGGAGCACCGCTGGCACCAGACCCCCACCGCCGTGTTCCTCTCGCTGCCCCTGCGCGGCGCCCGGGCCACCCCCGCCAACATCTTCTGCTCCGAGCGGTACCTGAAG GTAAGCATCCCTCCCTTTTTATTTGAAGCCATTTTGTATGCTCCTATTGATGACACAAATAGCACAGCAAAGATCggaaatggaaacattttcttcactttGTATAAAAAAGAACCAGCCATGTGGGATTCCCTAACCCTAGAAAATG ctgACAAGGAAAAACTGCAATATCTAAGAGAGAATGCTGTTCTAAAAGCCCAACAAAAGGCAAAAGAGgagacagaagcaaaaaaagctacaaaagaGGAACACAAAAAATATGCTTTGGAGGCCACAATGAAG CtagaagaagcagaaagaaaaagaattgaaGATCTGAAAGAGAAGGAGCGGCAGAAGGTCACTGAAGAGTTGGAGTTATggaaaaaccagcaaaaagaTGCTGATAAATACAAAAGCATGCAAAAAGAAGGGGAATTACATCAAGAAATAGGGCAgttaaaagagaggaaaaatgaaaaaatgaccAAAACTAGAATTCCTAATGAAGGAACTTCTAAGAGCAgacccaaacccacaaaag GTCATGCTTCCTGTAGTATATTTTCACCAAATGTAAAGGAAGAACAGTTACCAGCTCCTCGATCTGCTGCTACAATTAAAGTCAACTTTACCCCACGAGTTTTTCCTACAGCTCTGCGAGAATCTCGCGTCCCAGAAGAGGAAGAG TGGCTACATAAACAAGCAGAAGCTCGAAGAACAATAAGTGCTGATTTATCTGAGCTGGAAGATTtaaaagaagaggagaagaatcCAGATTGGTTAAAGGACAAAGGAAA CAAAATGTTTGCAATGGGAAACTATCTGGCAGCTGTGAACGCCTATAACCTCGCAGTGAGGCTGAACAACAAGCTTCCCCTGCTGTACCTGAATCGTGCTGCCTGCCACCTTAAACTGAGGAATTTACACAAAGCTATTGAAGATTCCTCTAAG GCACTAGAACTGTTGACACCACCTGTTCCTGATAACGAGGGCGCTCGAGTGAAAGCCTATGTGAGACGTGGAACAGCCTTTTGTCAGCTGGAATTATATACTGAAG GTCTCCAGGATTATGAAGCAGCTCTCAAGATTgatcctaaaaataaaaatatagaaaaagatGCTGAGAAGATTCGACACCTAATTCAAGGAACAATGCAAGGTTCTTAA
- the DNAAF4 gene encoding dynein assembly factor 4, axonemal isoform X3 has product MCVMVRAQPLVQVSIPPFLFEAILYAPIDDTNSTAKIGNGNIFFTLYKKEPAMWDSLTLENADKEKLQYLRENAVLKAQQKAKEETEAKKATKEEHKKYALEATMKLEEAERKRIEDLKEKERQKVTEELELWKNQQKDADKYKSMQKEGELHQEIGQLKERKNEKMTKTRIPNEGTSKSRPKPTKGHASCSIFSPNVKEEQLPAPRSAATIKVNFTPRVFPTALRESRVPEEEEWLHKQAEARRTISADLSELEDLKEEEKNPDWLKDKGNKMFAMGNYLAAVNAYNLAVRLNNKLPLLYLNRAACHLKLRNLHKAIEDSSKALELLTPPVPDNEGARVKAYVRRGTAFCQLELYTEGLQDYEAALKIDPKNKNIEKDAEKIRHLIQGTMQGS; this is encoded by the exons ATGTGTGTCATGGTGAGAGCGCAGCCACTTGTCCAG GTAAGCATCCCTCCCTTTTTATTTGAAGCCATTTTGTATGCTCCTATTGATGACACAAATAGCACAGCAAAGATCggaaatggaaacattttcttcactttGTATAAAAAAGAACCAGCCATGTGGGATTCCCTAACCCTAGAAAATG ctgACAAGGAAAAACTGCAATATCTAAGAGAGAATGCTGTTCTAAAAGCCCAACAAAAGGCAAAAGAGgagacagaagcaaaaaaagctacaaaagaGGAACACAAAAAATATGCTTTGGAGGCCACAATGAAG CtagaagaagcagaaagaaaaagaattgaaGATCTGAAAGAGAAGGAGCGGCAGAAGGTCACTGAAGAGTTGGAGTTATggaaaaaccagcaaaaagaTGCTGATAAATACAAAAGCATGCAAAAAGAAGGGGAATTACATCAAGAAATAGGGCAgttaaaagagaggaaaaatgaaaaaatgaccAAAACTAGAATTCCTAATGAAGGAACTTCTAAGAGCAgacccaaacccacaaaag GTCATGCTTCCTGTAGTATATTTTCACCAAATGTAAAGGAAGAACAGTTACCAGCTCCTCGATCTGCTGCTACAATTAAAGTCAACTTTACCCCACGAGTTTTTCCTACAGCTCTGCGAGAATCTCGCGTCCCAGAAGAGGAAGAG TGGCTACATAAACAAGCAGAAGCTCGAAGAACAATAAGTGCTGATTTATCTGAGCTGGAAGATTtaaaagaagaggagaagaatcCAGATTGGTTAAAGGACAAAGGAAA CAAAATGTTTGCAATGGGAAACTATCTGGCAGCTGTGAACGCCTATAACCTCGCAGTGAGGCTGAACAACAAGCTTCCCCTGCTGTACCTGAATCGTGCTGCCTGCCACCTTAAACTGAGGAATTTACACAAAGCTATTGAAGATTCCTCTAAG GCACTAGAACTGTTGACACCACCTGTTCCTGATAACGAGGGCGCTCGAGTGAAAGCCTATGTGAGACGTGGAACAGCCTTTTGTCAGCTGGAATTATATACTGAAG GTCTCCAGGATTATGAAGCAGCTCTCAAGATTgatcctaaaaataaaaatatagaaaaagatGCTGAGAAGATTCGACACCTAATTCAAGGAACAATGCAAGGTTCTTAA
- the DNAAF4 gene encoding dynein assembly factor 4, axonemal isoform X4 translates to MWDSLTLENADKEKLQYLRENAVLKAQQKAKEETEAKKATKEEHKKYALEATMKLEEAERKRIEDLKEKERQKVTEELELWKNQQKDADKYKSMQKEGELHQEIGQLKERKNEKMTKTRIPNEGTSKSRPKPTKGHASCSIFSPNVKEEQLPAPRSAATIKVNFTPRVFPTALRESRVPEEEEWLHKQAEARRTISADLSELEDLKEEEKNPDWLKDKGNKMFAMGNYLAAVNAYNLAVRLNNKLPLLYLNRAACHLKLRNLHKAIEDSSKALELLTPPVPDNEGARVKAYVRRGTAFCQLELYTEGLQDYEAALKIDPKNKNIEKDAEKIRHLIQGTMQGS, encoded by the exons ATGTGGGATTCCCTAACCCTAGAAAATG ctgACAAGGAAAAACTGCAATATCTAAGAGAGAATGCTGTTCTAAAAGCCCAACAAAAGGCAAAAGAGgagacagaagcaaaaaaagctacaaaagaGGAACACAAAAAATATGCTTTGGAGGCCACAATGAAG CtagaagaagcagaaagaaaaagaattgaaGATCTGAAAGAGAAGGAGCGGCAGAAGGTCACTGAAGAGTTGGAGTTATggaaaaaccagcaaaaagaTGCTGATAAATACAAAAGCATGCAAAAAGAAGGGGAATTACATCAAGAAATAGGGCAgttaaaagagaggaaaaatgaaaaaatgaccAAAACTAGAATTCCTAATGAAGGAACTTCTAAGAGCAgacccaaacccacaaaag GTCATGCTTCCTGTAGTATATTTTCACCAAATGTAAAGGAAGAACAGTTACCAGCTCCTCGATCTGCTGCTACAATTAAAGTCAACTTTACCCCACGAGTTTTTCCTACAGCTCTGCGAGAATCTCGCGTCCCAGAAGAGGAAGAG TGGCTACATAAACAAGCAGAAGCTCGAAGAACAATAAGTGCTGATTTATCTGAGCTGGAAGATTtaaaagaagaggagaagaatcCAGATTGGTTAAAGGACAAAGGAAA CAAAATGTTTGCAATGGGAAACTATCTGGCAGCTGTGAACGCCTATAACCTCGCAGTGAGGCTGAACAACAAGCTTCCCCTGCTGTACCTGAATCGTGCTGCCTGCCACCTTAAACTGAGGAATTTACACAAAGCTATTGAAGATTCCTCTAAG GCACTAGAACTGTTGACACCACCTGTTCCTGATAACGAGGGCGCTCGAGTGAAAGCCTATGTGAGACGTGGAACAGCCTTTTGTCAGCTGGAATTATATACTGAAG GTCTCCAGGATTATGAAGCAGCTCTCAAGATTgatcctaaaaataaaaatatagaaaaagatGCTGAGAAGATTCGACACCTAATTCAAGGAACAATGCAAGGTTCTTAA
- the DNAAF4 gene encoding dynein assembly factor 4, axonemal isoform X2: MPVPRQIMALPLLVLCANALTTQQVSIPPFLFEAILYAPIDDTNSTAKIGNGNIFFTLYKKEPAMWDSLTLENADKEKLQYLRENAVLKAQQKAKEETEAKKATKEEHKKYALEATMKLEEAERKRIEDLKEKERQKVTEELELWKNQQKDADKYKSMQKEGELHQEIGQLKERKNEKMTKTRIPNEGTSKSRPKPTKGHASCSIFSPNVKEEQLPAPRSAATIKVNFTPRVFPTALRESRVPEEEEWLHKQAEARRTISADLSELEDLKEEEKNPDWLKDKGNKMFAMGNYLAAVNAYNLAVRLNNKLPLLYLNRAACHLKLRNLHKAIEDSSKALELLTPPVPDNEGARVKAYVRRGTAFCQLELYTEGLQDYEAALKIDPKNKNIEKDAEKIRHLIQGTMQGS, translated from the exons ATGCCCGTCCCGCGACAGATAATGGCTTTACCCCTGCTTGTTCTCTGTGCTAATGCTCTTACTACTCAACAG GTAAGCATCCCTCCCTTTTTATTTGAAGCCATTTTGTATGCTCCTATTGATGACACAAATAGCACAGCAAAGATCggaaatggaaacattttcttcactttGTATAAAAAAGAACCAGCCATGTGGGATTCCCTAACCCTAGAAAATG ctgACAAGGAAAAACTGCAATATCTAAGAGAGAATGCTGTTCTAAAAGCCCAACAAAAGGCAAAAGAGgagacagaagcaaaaaaagctacaaaagaGGAACACAAAAAATATGCTTTGGAGGCCACAATGAAG CtagaagaagcagaaagaaaaagaattgaaGATCTGAAAGAGAAGGAGCGGCAGAAGGTCACTGAAGAGTTGGAGTTATggaaaaaccagcaaaaagaTGCTGATAAATACAAAAGCATGCAAAAAGAAGGGGAATTACATCAAGAAATAGGGCAgttaaaagagaggaaaaatgaaaaaatgaccAAAACTAGAATTCCTAATGAAGGAACTTCTAAGAGCAgacccaaacccacaaaag GTCATGCTTCCTGTAGTATATTTTCACCAAATGTAAAGGAAGAACAGTTACCAGCTCCTCGATCTGCTGCTACAATTAAAGTCAACTTTACCCCACGAGTTTTTCCTACAGCTCTGCGAGAATCTCGCGTCCCAGAAGAGGAAGAG TGGCTACATAAACAAGCAGAAGCTCGAAGAACAATAAGTGCTGATTTATCTGAGCTGGAAGATTtaaaagaagaggagaagaatcCAGATTGGTTAAAGGACAAAGGAAA CAAAATGTTTGCAATGGGAAACTATCTGGCAGCTGTGAACGCCTATAACCTCGCAGTGAGGCTGAACAACAAGCTTCCCCTGCTGTACCTGAATCGTGCTGCCTGCCACCTTAAACTGAGGAATTTACACAAAGCTATTGAAGATTCCTCTAAG GCACTAGAACTGTTGACACCACCTGTTCCTGATAACGAGGGCGCTCGAGTGAAAGCCTATGTGAGACGTGGAACAGCCTTTTGTCAGCTGGAATTATATACTGAAG GTCTCCAGGATTATGAAGCAGCTCTCAAGATTgatcctaaaaataaaaatatagaaaaagatGCTGAGAAGATTCGACACCTAATTCAAGGAACAATGCAAGGTTCTTAA